One Qiania dongpingensis genomic window carries:
- the acsE gene encoding carbon monoxide dehydrogenase/acetyl-CoA synthase methytransferase subunit, whose translation MAKFVTIGERLSTTAPAVNKAFLERDPEPILKRAKEQLIAGATYLDVNIGPAESYGVELMKWAVELLQSEFDNVPLALDTSNKAAIEAGISVYNRSKGKPIVNSADAAGRIENIDLAAANDAIVIALCNGEGIAKDNDERMGYCQMLLERGMSLGMEAEDMWFDPLFLVVKGMQDKQMDVLEAIKMFSDMGLNTTGGLSNNSNGMPKHIRPIMDATLVAMAMMQGLTSAIVNPCDLRLMETIKSCDVFKNNTLYADSYLEI comes from the coding sequence ATGGCAAAATTCGTTACAATTGGTGAAAGACTTTCTACCACTGCTCCTGCAGTAAACAAAGCGTTCTTGGAGAGAGATCCTGAGCCCATTTTAAAGAGGGCAAAAGAGCAGCTTATTGCTGGCGCTACATATTTAGATGTGAATATCGGACCGGCAGAATCATACGGTGTTGAACTGATGAAATGGGCGGTAGAGCTTCTCCAGAGTGAGTTTGATAATGTGCCGCTTGCCTTGGATACATCAAATAAAGCAGCGATTGAAGCTGGTATTTCCGTATACAACCGTTCCAAAGGGAAACCTATCGTGAACTCTGCAGATGCTGCCGGAAGGATTGAGAATATTGATCTGGCTGCCGCAAACGATGCGATTGTAATCGCACTTTGCAATGGCGAAGGAATTGCAAAAGACAATGATGAGCGAATGGGATATTGCCAGATGCTTCTGGAAAGAGGTATGTCTTTAGGAATGGAAGCGGAAGATATGTGGTTTGATCCGTTATTCCTGGTAGTGAAAGGAATGCAGGATAAGCAGATGGACGTATTAGAGGCAATTAAGATGTTCAGCGACATGGGCCTCAATACCACAGGCGGCCTGTCCAACAATTCCAACGGTATGCCGAAGCATATCCGGCCGATCATGGATGCCACACTGGTAGCCATGGCTATGATGCAGGGCCTGACCTCCGCCATCGTGAACCCTTGTGATTTACGGCTGATGGAGACGATCAAATCCTGTGACGTATTTAAAAACAATACTTTATATGCGGATTCTTATCTTGAGATTTAA
- a CDS encoding DUF3786 domain-containing protein: protein MNIPYEKNQKDRVPFEMYKKMFAEADAAFLSSVSGVPYEEETGLFMVTLMDKRYSVHHPDFVVECLDEDGTYAPLLTDIETKILIIRYLLESRKAAFKGGFYAYADMPWGNHYNQVFQGRCVKRLAFTFGFQMDKFCRVMESVGGKKIPVGDAGYEFAFLDDLRLQFVLWEGDEEFPPSAQILFSDNFSSAFQAEDMAAVGDISIGTLKTLAKSI, encoded by the coding sequence ATGAATATTCCTTACGAGAAAAATCAGAAGGACAGGGTTCCTTTTGAGATGTACAAGAAGATGTTTGCCGAAGCAGATGCTGCGTTCCTGTCCTCCGTGAGCGGTGTTCCTTATGAAGAGGAGACCGGATTATTCATGGTGACGCTGATGGATAAAAGGTATTCTGTCCATCATCCGGATTTCGTTGTGGAGTGTTTGGACGAGGATGGTACTTATGCGCCTTTGCTGACGGATATCGAGACAAAGATCCTGATCATCCGGTATCTTCTGGAGAGCAGAAAAGCAGCGTTTAAAGGCGGGTTTTATGCTTATGCCGATATGCCCTGGGGGAACCATTATAATCAGGTCTTTCAGGGAAGGTGTGTGAAGCGCCTGGCGTTTACCTTCGGGTTTCAGATGGACAAATTCTGCAGGGTTATGGAATCTGTGGGAGGAAAGAAGATTCCGGTTGGAGACGCAGGCTATGAGTTTGCATTTCTGGATGATTTGAGATTACAGTTTGTTTTGTGGGAGGGTGACGAGGAATTTCCCCCGTCTGCTCAGATTTTATTCTCCGATAATTTTTCTTCCGCTTTTCAGGCGGAGGATATGGCGGCAGTTGGAGATATCTCCATCGGTACGCTGAAAACTTTAGCCAAAAGCATATAA
- the acsD gene encoding acetyl-CoA decarbonylase/synthase complex subunit delta, whose amino-acid sequence MPFTKKAQKFNAAIQTVEIGTGDNKITLGGENVFPFYTFDAPIENAPKIGIEVSDMGLENEPACMKEFYAGCETVVDIAKKAATVEGADFVCLRLEGGDPNGVNKSTEELVELVKQVADAVDKPLVVEGSKNVEKDAELLAKVAEATQGKNVLLLAAREENYKNVGAAAGLAYDQVVGAESAVDINLAKQLNVLLTQLGVKPERICMNVGAAAAGYGFEYVVSTMDRVKAAALAQGDAMLQMPIVTPVGDEVWNVKEAAASEEDVPEWGPAEDRGIDMEVETAAACLASGSNAVILKHPVSIATISKMIKELI is encoded by the coding sequence ATGCCGTTCACAAAAAAAGCACAGAAATTTAACGCTGCCATTCAGACAGTAGAAATTGGAACAGGCGACAACAAAATCACACTCGGAGGTGAAAATGTATTTCCTTTTTATACATTTGACGCTCCCATTGAAAACGCACCTAAGATTGGTATCGAAGTATCCGATATGGGGTTGGAAAATGAACCTGCCTGTATGAAGGAATTTTATGCCGGATGCGAGACCGTCGTCGACATTGCAAAGAAAGCCGCCACTGTAGAAGGAGCAGATTTCGTCTGCCTGAGACTGGAAGGCGGAGATCCCAATGGTGTGAATAAGTCCACAGAAGAACTGGTAGAACTGGTAAAACAGGTCGCAGATGCCGTAGACAAGCCGCTCGTGGTGGAAGGCTCCAAAAATGTGGAGAAAGATGCAGAGCTCTTGGCAAAGGTGGCGGAGGCGACACAGGGCAAGAATGTCCTTCTGCTGGCTGCAAGAGAAGAGAATTACAAGAACGTAGGTGCTGCCGCGGGTCTGGCTTATGACCAGGTCGTCGGCGCAGAATCGGCCGTAGATATCAACCTCGCAAAACAGCTTAACGTATTGCTGACACAGCTTGGCGTAAAGCCTGAGCGTATCTGCATGAACGTAGGCGCCGCCGCTGCCGGCTATGGCTTTGAATATGTGGTTTCAACCATGGACCGTGTAAAGGCTGCAGCTTTGGCTCAGGGTGACGCTATGCTTCAGATGCCCATCGTGACTCCGGTAGGAGATGAAGTATGGAATGTTAAAGAAGCAGCCGCTTCGGAAGAGGATGTTCCGGAGTGGGGTCCCGCTGAAGACAGAGGTATTGATATGGAGGTTGAAACTGCTGCCGCTTGTCTGGCATCCGGCTCCAATGCAGTTATTTTAAAACATCCTGTATCTATTGCAACAATTTCCAAGATGATTAAAGAATTGATTTAA
- the acsV gene encoding corrinoid activation/regeneration protein AcsV: MFKVTFKFESGEDIIVFAASGENLLEVARKTNVAIDAPCSGNAACGKCRVKLMGGQLESPKTRHISDEEYADGWRLACVSKVIADVEVLVPDIASAYKSRMKAADLSSDEELRIFEEVKNRMEESGIALKNSLEVVQVEMDVPSLDDTMPDVERLERAVAAATGTSKVRVPYSVLRTLPDKLREADFRVQCVVRRTPKDVFVYDVYSMDANVRAGGLVVDIGTTTVSALIINMLNGEILAKATAGNGQIRFGADVINRIIESRKEGGQKKLQDAVIKETINPLIHTMCEFCGLEPEQIYRMCVAANTTMNHLFAGINADPLRMEPYIPAFFKSNAFFANDLDIDINPDAHIIIAPNTGSYVGGDITAGTLVSQIWNRPEFSIFIDLGTNGEIVFGNSDFLMSCACSAGPAFEGGDISCGMRATDGAIEACTIDPESMEPSFSIIGEKGQKAVGICGSGIIDVISELFRCNMISPKGKFIREGTRIRHDKYGMGSYVLAFKEDADSVKDVEITEVDIDNFIRAKGAIFSAILTMLSSLDFDISMVDDVYVAGGIGSGINMKNAVGIGMFPDIPLDKFHYIGNSSLAGAYAMLLSGEAERKVYELAQNMTYMELSTTPGYMDEFVAACFIPHTDTSLFPSVTQVNL; encoded by the coding sequence ATGTTTAAAGTGACATTTAAGTTTGAGAGCGGCGAAGATATTATTGTCTTCGCTGCTTCCGGTGAAAACCTTCTTGAGGTAGCGAGAAAAACAAATGTAGCTATCGATGCGCCCTGTTCCGGCAATGCCGCGTGTGGAAAATGCCGGGTGAAACTGATGGGCGGCCAGTTGGAGTCCCCGAAGACGCGCCATATTTCCGATGAGGAATATGCAGACGGATGGAGGCTGGCCTGTGTCAGCAAAGTGATCGCAGATGTGGAAGTCCTGGTTCCGGACATTGCTTCGGCTTATAAGAGCCGGATGAAAGCGGCTGATCTAAGCTCTGATGAAGAGCTTAGAATATTTGAAGAAGTCAAAAACCGCATGGAAGAATCGGGGATAGCTTTAAAAAACAGCCTGGAAGTCGTACAGGTGGAAATGGATGTTCCAAGCCTGGATGATACCATGCCTGATGTGGAACGCTTGGAACGGGCGGTGGCGGCAGCCACAGGCACTTCTAAGGTGAGAGTTCCCTATTCAGTGCTCCGGACACTGCCGGATAAGCTGCGGGAAGCAGATTTCCGGGTACAGTGCGTCGTCAGACGGACGCCAAAGGATGTGTTTGTCTATGATGTATACAGCATGGATGCAAACGTCAGGGCGGGAGGTCTGGTGGTGGATATCGGCACGACTACGGTGTCTGCACTGATTATCAATATGCTGAACGGGGAAATACTGGCAAAGGCGACAGCCGGAAACGGCCAGATTCGTTTTGGAGCCGATGTCATCAACCGTATTATAGAATCCAGGAAAGAAGGCGGCCAGAAGAAGCTTCAGGATGCCGTTATTAAGGAGACGATCAATCCGCTGATCCATACGATGTGCGAATTCTGCGGGCTGGAGCCTGAGCAGATTTACCGGATGTGCGTAGCTGCAAATACTACGATGAATCATTTATTCGCGGGTATTAACGCGGACCCTCTCCGTATGGAGCCCTATATTCCCGCATTCTTTAAATCCAATGCCTTTTTTGCAAATGACCTGGACATTGACATTAATCCGGACGCCCATATCATCATAGCGCCGAATACAGGAAGCTATGTGGGCGGAGATATTACAGCCGGAACACTGGTCAGCCAGATTTGGAACAGACCGGAGTTCTCTATCTTTATTGATTTGGGAACTAATGGAGAAATTGTATTTGGCAATTCAGATTTTCTCATGAGCTGCGCCTGCTCGGCCGGCCCTGCTTTCGAAGGCGGAGATATCAGCTGCGGCATGCGTGCCACGGACGGCGCGATCGAAGCTTGTACCATAGATCCGGAAAGTATGGAACCTTCCTTTTCCATCATAGGCGAGAAGGGACAGAAGGCGGTGGGTATCTGCGGATCCGGTATCATCGACGTGATCAGTGAGCTGTTCCGCTGCAATATGATAAGTCCCAAAGGGAAATTTATCCGCGAGGGAACGCGTATCCGCCACGATAAGTACGGAATGGGCAGTTATGTCCTGGCTTTTAAAGAAGATGCGGATTCTGTCAAGGATGTGGAGATCACAGAAGTGGATATTGATAATTTTATCCGTGCGAAGGGCGCGATTTTTTCCGCGATCCTGACCATGCTCTCTTCTCTGGACTTTGATATTTCCATGGTGGACGACGTATATGTGGCCGGAGGAATCGGAAGCGGCATCAACATGAAGAATGCCGTGGGAATTGGTATGTTCCCGGATATCCCTCTGGATAAATTCCACTATATCGGAAATTCTTCCTTAGCCGGGGCTTATGCGATGCTGCTATCCGGTGAAGCAGAACGGAAGGTCTATGAGCTGGCTCAGAATATGACTTACATGGAATTGTCAACGACTCCCGGATATATGGATGAATTCGTAGCGGCATGCTTTATTCCGCATACGGATACGTCTTTGTTCCCGTCTGTGACACAGGTGAATCTATGA
- the acsC gene encoding acetyl-CoA decarbonylase/synthase complex subunit gamma — protein sequence MALKGLDIFKLTPKKNCKECGCPTCMAFSMKVASGAMKIEQCPHMSEDAIASLSEATAPPMKTIKVGAGDAEQTLGGETVLYRHEKTYVSKTRYAVSVCSCMEDAKIDEILAAIPAVDYVRIGERMYVEFVSISYGESAGVDKYVEVVKKAAALGRTLILNVKDEAAAKAALDACKDAKPILNGADASNFEAMSKLASEAGVVLGVTGSSIDELYDTVAKIEKLGNKNLVLDVGTSSIKDAFATAVQMRRAALKDQDRTFGYPSLVNVGVLASGDSHLQAALASLFTLKYGSIIVMEGMSYAQALPLYGLRQNVFTDPQKPMKVEPGVYPINGGDENSICLTTVDFALTYFVVSGELERSGVPCNLLISDAGGLSVLTAWAAGKLSSTSIAKFIQEEGIEDKIKNRTLVLPGKVAVLKGDVEAKLPGWDVIVGPTEAVQLVKFLKDMQ from the coding sequence ATGGCACTTAAAGGTCTTGATATTTTCAAATTAACACCCAAAAAAAACTGTAAGGAGTGCGGCTGCCCTACCTGTATGGCGTTTTCCATGAAGGTGGCCAGCGGCGCCATGAAAATCGAACAGTGTCCTCATATGAGCGAGGATGCGATCGCATCCTTGTCCGAGGCGACAGCGCCGCCCATGAAGACGATCAAAGTCGGAGCTGGAGATGCAGAGCAGACATTGGGCGGTGAGACCGTTCTGTACAGACACGAAAAAACATATGTGAGCAAGACAAGATATGCCGTATCCGTATGCAGCTGCATGGAGGACGCAAAGATCGATGAGATCCTGGCTGCCATTCCTGCCGTTGACTATGTGCGTATCGGTGAGAGGATGTATGTGGAATTTGTGTCCATAAGCTATGGCGAATCCGCCGGTGTCGACAAGTATGTGGAGGTTGTGAAAAAAGCCGCCGCTCTTGGAAGGACTTTGATCCTGAATGTGAAGGATGAGGCTGCCGCAAAGGCTGCTTTAGATGCCTGCAAGGACGCAAAGCCCATCCTCAACGGCGCGGATGCTTCCAACTTTGAGGCTATGAGCAAGCTGGCTTCAGAAGCCGGCGTTGTACTCGGAGTGACCGGAAGCAGCATCGATGAGCTTTACGATACTGTAGCTAAAATTGAGAAGCTTGGAAACAAGAACCTGGTTTTGGATGTCGGAACAAGCTCCATCAAGGATGCGTTTGCAACTGCAGTACAGATGAGAAGGGCTGCTCTGAAGGATCAGGACAGAACCTTTGGCTATCCTTCGTTGGTGAATGTAGGCGTATTGGCTTCCGGTGATTCTCATCTGCAGGCAGCATTGGCTTCCCTGTTCACACTGAAGTATGGTTCTATCATCGTTATGGAAGGCATGAGCTATGCACAGGCTCTGCCTCTGTACGGTTTGAGACAAAATGTATTTACAGATCCTCAGAAGCCTATGAAGGTGGAGCCAGGCGTTTATCCGATCAATGGCGGAGATGAGAACTCTATCTGCCTGACGACAGTTGACTTTGCGCTGACCTATTTCGTGGTATCCGGTGAGCTGGAGCGTTCCGGCGTTCCCTGTAACCTGCTGATCAGTGATGCAGGCGGGCTTTCCGTACTTACTGCCTGGGCCGCAGGCAAGCTGTCCTCCACCTCCATTGCGAAATTCATTCAGGAAGAGGGAATCGAGGACAAAATCAAGAACAGGACCCTGGTACTGCCCGGTAAGGTTGCCGTATTGAAGGGCGATGTCGAAGCCAAGCTTCCCGGCTGGGATGTGATTGTTGGGCCCACTGAGGCTGTACAATTGGTAAAATTCCTGAAAGACATGCAATAA
- a CDS encoding formate--tetrahydrofolate ligase yields MGFKSDIEIAQECTMAPVTEIAAKAGIEEKYLEQYGKYKAKIDYNLLKESDKKDGKLVLVTAINPTPAGEGKTTTTVGLADGLQKIGKNVMVALREPSLGPVFGVKGGAAGGGYAQVVPMEDINLHFTGDFHAIGAANNLLAAMLDNHIYQGNALNIDPRRITWRRCVDMNDRQLRFVVDGLGGRTNGMPREDGYDITVASEIMAVLCLASDITDLKARLSRVIVGYTYDQKPVTAGDLNAQGAMTALLKDALKPNLVQTLEHVPAIVHGGPFANIAHGCNSVIATKMAMKLGDYAITEAGFGADLGAEKFLDIKCRMAGLRPSAVVVVATVRALKHHGGVAKADLNNENLEALEKGLPNLLQHVDNMKNVYKLPCVVAINAFPTDTKAELDLVEAKCRELGVNVALSEVWAKGGEGGVKLAEEVVRLCEEPNDFSFSYELDGSIEEKLDTIVKRVYHGKGVVLTAAAKKQAKQLEELGYGDCPICMAKTQYSFSDDQKLLGAPKDFEVTVRNLKISAGAGFIVALTGEIMTMPGLPKVPAAEKIDVDESGKITGLF; encoded by the coding sequence ATGGGATTCAAAAGTGACATTGAGATCGCACAGGAGTGCACAATGGCTCCGGTAACGGAGATCGCGGCAAAGGCAGGGATCGAGGAGAAGTACCTGGAGCAGTACGGAAAGTACAAAGCAAAGATCGATTACAACCTGTTGAAAGAGTCAGACAAGAAGGACGGAAAGCTGGTGCTGGTCACCGCCATCAACCCCACACCCGCAGGGGAAGGGAAGACGACGACGACGGTCGGCCTGGCAGACGGCCTCCAGAAGATCGGAAAGAACGTCATGGTAGCCCTGCGTGAGCCTTCCCTCGGGCCGGTGTTCGGCGTGAAGGGCGGAGCGGCAGGCGGCGGATACGCCCAGGTAGTGCCCATGGAGGACATCAACCTCCATTTCACCGGTGACTTCCACGCCATCGGAGCGGCGAACAACCTGCTGGCAGCCATGCTCGATAACCATATCTATCAGGGCAACGCCCTGAACATCGACCCCAGGAGGATCACCTGGAGGAGATGCGTGGACATGAACGACAGACAGCTGCGTTTTGTGGTGGACGGACTGGGCGGAAGGACGAACGGGATGCCCCGCGAGGACGGCTACGACATCACCGTGGCATCGGAGATCATGGCGGTGCTGTGCCTGGCATCCGACATCACGGATCTGAAGGCCCGTCTCTCCAGAGTCATCGTAGGATATACCTACGATCAGAAGCCTGTGACAGCAGGGGATCTGAACGCACAGGGAGCGATGACAGCCCTGTTAAAGGATGCGCTGAAGCCGAACCTGGTGCAGACACTGGAGCATGTGCCGGCCATCGTACACGGCGGCCCCTTCGCGAACATCGCCCATGGATGCAACTCGGTGATCGCGACAAAGATGGCGATGAAGCTGGGCGACTATGCGATCACAGAAGCTGGCTTCGGAGCAGACCTGGGAGCGGAGAAGTTCCTGGACATCAAGTGCCGGATGGCAGGGCTCAGGCCGTCGGCAGTAGTAGTGGTGGCGACGGTGAGAGCGCTGAAGCACCACGGAGGAGTGGCCAAGGCAGACCTCAACAATGAGAACCTGGAAGCATTGGAGAAGGGACTCCCGAACCTGCTGCAGCATGTGGACAATATGAAGAACGTATATAAGCTGCCCTGCGTAGTGGCGATCAACGCGTTCCCGACGGATACCAAGGCGGAGCTGGACCTTGTGGAAGCGAAGTGCCGTGAGCTGGGAGTGAACGTGGCGCTGTCCGAGGTATGGGCAAAAGGCGGAGAAGGCGGAGTGAAGCTGGCAGAGGAAGTAGTGCGCCTCTGTGAAGAGCCGAACGATTTCAGCTTTTCCTATGAGCTTGACGGCAGCATTGAAGAGAAGCTGGATACCATCGTGAAGAGAGTATACCATGGCAAGGGAGTGGTGCTGACGGCGGCAGCGAAGAAGCAGGCGAAGCAGCTGGAGGAGCTGGGCTATGGGGACTGCCCGATCTGTATGGCGAAGACGCAGTACAGCTTTTCGGATGACCAGAAGTTACTGGGAGCGCCGAAGGACTTCGAGGTGACGGTAAGGAACCTGAAGATATCGGCAGGAGCAGGATTCATCGTGGCATTGACAGGAGAGATCATGACGATGCCGGGACTGCCGAAGGTACCGGCTGCAGAGAAGATCGATGTGGATGAGAGCGGAAAGATCACCGGCCTGTTCTAA
- a CDS encoding ATP-binding protein gives MKIAVTGKGGVGKTTFAATLARLYAEEGKNVLAADVDPDANLGLALGFSDEELDRIVPITKMRKLIQERTGADETNKFFRINPKVDDIPALYAKSCNGVKLLVLGTVETGGSGCVCPEHVMLKRIINHLVLRSDDVVILDMEAGLEHLGRGTTEGMDQFVVVIEPGARSVQTYRNVKRLADDLGVKQVKVVANKVRGTEDEEFIKSKIPAEDLLGFIHYNSEVIDADRQGKSPYDFSPAVKAEIQKIKEKIDEEANC, from the coding sequence ATGAAAATTGCTGTGACAGGAAAGGGCGGCGTAGGAAAGACTACGTTCGCGGCTACTCTGGCAAGGCTTTATGCTGAGGAAGGGAAGAATGTACTGGCCGCAGATGTGGATCCGGATGCGAATCTGGGATTGGCGCTCGGCTTTTCCGATGAAGAATTGGACCGTATCGTTCCCATAACCAAGATGCGAAAGCTCATCCAGGAAAGAACCGGCGCCGATGAGACGAATAAGTTTTTTCGGATAAATCCAAAGGTGGATGATATCCCTGCACTGTACGCAAAAAGCTGCAACGGCGTTAAGCTGCTGGTATTGGGCACTGTGGAGACAGGCGGCAGCGGCTGTGTATGCCCGGAGCATGTGATGTTAAAACGAATCATCAACCATCTGGTCCTCAGAAGCGACGATGTGGTGATCCTGGATATGGAAGCCGGCCTGGAGCATCTGGGCAGGGGAACAACAGAAGGGATGGACCAGTTCGTCGTAGTGATCGAGCCAGGTGCCAGGAGCGTACAGACCTATCGGAATGTTAAGCGCCTGGCTGACGACCTGGGCGTGAAGCAGGTGAAGGTCGTGGCCAATAAGGTCCGCGGGACGGAAGATGAAGAGTTTATAAAGAGCAAGATTCCTGCCGAAGACCTCTTGGGCTTCATCCACTATAATTCTGAGGTGATCGACGCTGACAGACAGGGGAAATCTCCATATGATTTCAGTCCTGCCGTTAAGGCGGAGATTCAGAAGATCAAAGAAAAAATTGATGAAGAGGCAAATTGTTAG
- the acsB gene encoding acetyl-CoA decarbonylase/synthase complex subunit alpha/beta, translated as MTLFDRVFNGSDAVYGLTEGAINAAIEKHGADKEVSFPNTAYSLPCYYGVTGTKVTNLGELKDALGVAKSLMTREKRLNDAFMSGVATALCAEFIEVLKYIDGAEPYSEPCYGHLADAIIRELGVPLVTGDIPGVAVILGKAPTADDAAALVKSYQAQGILVTLVGDVIDQCAEKGVNMGAGVRVIPLGKDVTAVIHVVSVAIRAALIFGNVAPGDAGALMKYTFERVPAFVNAFAPLDDVVVACGAGAIALGFPVITNETENIFRVPKSLIVQEDVSKFNATSLEARDIKIKITNIDIPVAFASAFEGEIIRRKNMQVEFDGSRVDCFELVQTKDASEIEDHKIEVIGPDFDEFEFGSKHSIAYIVEVAGKSMQSDFESVFERKFHSYINCIEGVMHTGQRDMIRVRISDTAFQAGFRAKHIGEVLYAKIKNDFDAVVDKCQVKIYTDADKVTELRHNLAIPAFDKRDDRLKSLTDESVDVYYSCILCQAFSPSHVCVVTPERLGLCGAVSWLDAKATNELEPNGPCQVITKERPIDERIGEYEDVNEAVRKFSQGALEDVSLYSIMEKPMTSCGCFECICGIEPFSNGVIIANREYAGMTPLGMTFPELASMTGGGVQTPGFMGHGKHFIASKKFMKAEGGIERIVWMPKDLKEQVADRLNATAKELYGIDNFTDMVGDETIAEDPETLLEFLTEKNHPALAMEPMM; from the coding sequence GTGACACTATTTGATAGAGTATTTAATGGTTCGGATGCAGTGTATGGCCTCACAGAAGGCGCGATCAACGCTGCGATCGAGAAACACGGCGCGGATAAGGAAGTATCCTTCCCCAATACCGCATACAGCTTACCCTGCTATTACGGTGTGACAGGCACAAAAGTCACCAATCTGGGGGAATTAAAGGATGCTTTGGGTGTGGCTAAGAGCCTTATGACCCGTGAGAAGAGACTGAATGATGCGTTTATGTCCGGCGTTGCTACCGCATTATGCGCAGAATTTATTGAAGTACTGAAATATATTGACGGAGCGGAGCCCTACAGCGAACCTTGCTATGGCCATCTGGCCGATGCCATTATCCGTGAGCTGGGCGTGCCGCTGGTAACCGGCGATATCCCCGGGGTGGCAGTTATCCTTGGAAAAGCGCCTACGGCCGATGATGCAGCTGCTCTTGTAAAGAGTTATCAGGCACAGGGTATTCTGGTGACGTTGGTAGGCGATGTGATCGACCAGTGTGCGGAGAAGGGTGTAAACATGGGCGCAGGTGTCCGTGTGATTCCGCTTGGCAAGGATGTGACGGCTGTGATCCATGTGGTATCCGTTGCCATCCGTGCGGCCCTTATCTTCGGCAATGTGGCTCCTGGAGATGCAGGTGCCCTTATGAAGTATACCTTTGAGCGTGTACCGGCATTTGTCAATGCCTTCGCTCCTCTTGATGATGTCGTGGTCGCCTGCGGCGCCGGCGCGATCGCCCTCGGCTTCCCGGTCATCACCAATGAAACGGAAAATATTTTCAGAGTGCCGAAGAGTCTGATCGTTCAGGAAGACGTATCCAAGTTCAATGCAACCTCCCTGGAAGCACGCGATATCAAGATTAAGATCACGAATATTGATATTCCCGTGGCATTTGCATCTGCATTTGAGGGTGAGATCATCCGCAGAAAGAACATGCAGGTTGAGTTTGACGGTTCCAGAGTGGACTGCTTTGAGCTGGTCCAGACAAAAGACGCTTCTGAGATCGAAGATCATAAGATTGAAGTGATCGGGCCTGATTTTGACGAATTTGAGTTCGGAAGCAAGCACAGCATCGCTTATATTGTAGAAGTTGCGGGCAAGAGCATGCAGTCCGACTTTGAGTCCGTATTCGAGCGTAAATTCCATAGCTATATCAACTGTATCGAAGGTGTGATGCATACCGGACAGCGTGACATGATCCGTGTGCGTATCAGCGATACGGCGTTCCAGGCAGGCTTCCGTGCAAAGCATATCGGCGAGGTGCTGTATGCAAAGATTAAGAATGACTTTGACGCGGTCGTTGACAAATGCCAGGTGAAGATTTACACAGATGCGGATAAGGTTACTGAGCTTCGTCATAATCTGGCGATTCCCGCGTTTGATAAACGTGATGACAGACTGAAGTCCCTGACCGATGAATCGGTTGACGTATATTACAGCTGTATCCTCTGCCAGGCATTCTCTCCGAGCCATGTATGTGTGGTAACTCCGGAGCGTCTTGGTCTCTGCGGAGCCGTTTCATGGCTGGATGCTAAGGCTACCAACGAGCTGGAGCCCAATGGCCCCTGCCAGGTCATCACGAAAGAACGTCCCATCGATGAGAGAATCGGTGAATATGAGGATGTGAATGAAGCCGTCCGCAAGTTCTCTCAGGGCGCGCTGGAAGACGTATCCCTGTATTCTATCATGGAGAAGCCTATGACCTCCTGCGGATGCTTCGAGTGTATCTGCGGTATCGAGCCTTTCTCCAATGGCGTTATCATCGCAAACCGTGAGTACGCGGGTATGACTCCTCTTGGAATGACCTTCCCCGAGCTGGCCTCCATGACAGGCGGCGGTGTTCAGACTCCCGGTTTCATGGGCCATGGCAAGCATTTTATTGCTTCCAAGAAATTCATGAAGGCAGAGGGCGGAATCGAGAGAATCGTATGGATGCCTAAGGATTTGAAGGAGCAGGTGGCGGACAGACTGAACGCGACTGCGAAAGAACTGTACGGAATCGATAACTTTACCGATATGGTCGGTGATGAGACGATAGCAGAAGATCCCGAAACCTTGCTTGAATTCCTGACAGAGAAAAACCATCCGGCTCTAGCAATGGAACCTATGATGTAA